Genomic segment of Acomys russatus chromosome 9, mAcoRus1.1, whole genome shotgun sequence:
TTGCACGTGTAGAATTTATCCATTTACCGTTAGAAGTGTATCATAGAATCTTTGAGTTGTGATAGGAATTTAACGCCTAAGTCACACTTATTCCTACTTCTTGCTTGAATTAGTAAGTTGCAATCCTGGATTTATGTTAAAACAAATAGAATGAGTACAAATCTGAGGCACAATGGAGCCACACTGCTCTTATAATATATCCGATGTATCATCTCCTGCAGAGGCGAAGCAACTGAGTCTCTGTCCAGCAGCTTTGAACAGGGCCCAGTTTGGGGTTGCCCTTGTCCTTCATGCTGCCAAGTCTGGCTCTCCAAGGAGCTGTGGCTTCTGCAGTCTGGCAGAaaggttttgttggtttttgttttaatactgtTTTTGGTATCTGTTGCATCTGTGAAGTGTCTCTGCCCCACTtcccttaaaaattaaaaggatgcCCTTAAAGTAGCCTTTTCACATTCTGTTCTCACTCATATTATAGACAGTAACAGATGTATACAATATGGGAGAGTCCACTGAAACTGttgcttcttcccttccccttagAAGAGAAGTCTCTGTATTTAGGGGCATGGCAGCCTCAGAACTCTCTCTTACCCTCTCTGCACATTTCTAGTATTGTTTTTACACTTGCTTGTGAGCAGTTTCAAAGAACAGCTGGAAGCAGGTGTGCTTTCAAGCTGCCAGCTAAACAAGTGCAAGGCCCTGCAGCTTCTCCTTTGTCCCTGGTTATTGTGTTGCCTTCTGTAGAAAGCCCGGGaagccccccccctcccccggctgCGCCATTGTTTCAGCCTTTACTGACCTGTAAGTAacctccttccctggctgtggGTAAAGAAAAGTAGGGGGACCTTGGCCCCTGGTAGAGCTCTTACTTCCTTTCACAAGATGGCTGACAGAATAAGAGTCTACCATGTTGCTTtacactttattttcttcttaaatatttaaaatttgcacATCTGATGAGATGTCCACGTGTACAGTGTTTGCAGCTGTCACGAAAATAAATTTAGGACTTTCCTCAAGAAGGTAGTTTAAGaactttactgtttttttttttcttcctctttttcctgttATTGTCAACTAAATCTATAGCCAGTTAGATTCTTTCCCTTgctttagctttttctttttcttgtttttgtaatTGAAAGGCTTTGACTATCTGTTTCAGGTGTAGGCACAGGGAAGTCCCAGGTGGAGCATTCAGAAGATGGCCATGTCCTACTTAAAGTATTCATGGTGACACTGGAGTTGCCTCCTACAGCCTTGCTAGAGCCAGTTTCAGAACCCTTGTAAGCTGGTTGTGAAAATAGCTGTTATTAACAATTAtcagtgtacatatatattcacacatttaAATAGATTCCGCCAAAAGCAGCAGTAGTCCTCAAACACTGAGCACTTCTAGTGACCTTCAGGCCATTCCCATTTGTGAGTGCGTCTCTTCCCAGCTTGACATTGAGGGAGGTCACTCTGGTGTCCTTGAACTTGCCACAGTGAGACTTTTTGCTGTGGAACTCATCAGACTCTGCAGAGCAGGGTTGCCACTCCTATACCCAAAGGAGTTCCCTGCAGCTGCCAGCACACCACTGATCCAGGCTGAGCTGTATCAACTACAGTAGCCTATTGGCTTTGGCCTGTGATAAAAAGAGGTCTACAATGTGCTAAGACATTTTCTAAAATGTTGGGAACAGGCTAGAGTATTTGTAATATTCTAATTTGCTATTTAAGGCCCCTATAATTCTAAGAACAATCCTTTTTTACCTCTACAAAACAATCTCCACTGACATGTACAAAAGTATACCATTTCTAGGTTAATTTTGTGTAGAATATTAGCTAGTGACTTGGTGATATGAGCTTGTAATACCGTGTTTCCTTGCAGCTGCCACAGGTGACATGCCGACTTACCAGATCCGGGCTCCTACTACTGCTTTGCCACAAGGTGTGGTGATGGCTGCCTCACCAGGAAGTCTGCACAGTCCCCAGCAACTAGCAGAAGAAGCAACTCGTAAGAGGGAGCTGAGGCTGATGAAAAACAGGTAAAGCCCCGGGCAACCTAGAGCCACCGTGGGAAGCAGCGGCCACTGTGGGGCTCGTAGTGTGCCTTTGCTAAGCTGCTTCAGGTTAAGTGTTGTGTGGCTTCTTGTGTGTGCTTATGCTCTACCCACGAGGATACTTTGTCTCCCGGCGAGTTCTGGTTATTAATGTTTTCTAAGCAGGAAATACATTCTTTCATATTGTAAGGGATATTAAaaggtatgtttttaaaaacaatattattaGATTCTTGATTAAAAGTAAAGTtggttttatgtattttgtgaaatagtACTCTGGCAAGTAAATTTTTTGCCCTTCCCCCATTACATTGGCGTTGTGGATAGAGCCTAGGCCCTAGGGCATGCTAGGCGAACAGTGAACTACATCCCTGACTCTGACTTTTTAGcttctttattagtaaaataaattaaagtctTAAAgcattgttctttattttattattttagctattttgtaTAGTTTTTACTACATTACAATAAGTACATGTTCTTTTGACAAGTTCTAGTTGagtataaataaaatagcaaaaattgCTCATGCCCCTGCTATATAGATAGTGGCACTGTTATCATAAGTGTACTTGTGGTCGCTCTCATCTTCTGCCTCTTGTGTTATGAGTCAGTCTCTTGAGCACCACCACATCTCTCACTTACTATTGCTCCATAGCTCTATGTCATTGTTTAGGCATTCGCAcatcatattaaaaacaaacttaaataatattttatttatatgacttGCATATTAATTTTTTAGTTATTATGTAGAATGAACTTAGTTTACTCTTCAAATGAACAGAGTTTTCTGTTTCCCAGTATGTTTTGTCATCTTATTCCTCAGTGTTAAATTATATCCTTATTGCAAACAAATAAAGCACATTAGGCAGGGTCAGCTACTTTCCTTGTCTATGAGCAAAAGCAGACTGTGGTCTTAGACACAGTCTTATTAGATGTTTCCAACCTAATTAATCTAAGACTGTGGCTGCTGAATCCCAGAAACTCAGTCCTGAGCTCATCTTGCTCCTGGAAATGGTGGTTCCACGTTTGGACTTAGGTGGTTGAATTCACTgattagtgttttttgtttgtttgtttgttttgagacaaggtttctctgtatagccttggctgtcctggactctctttgtggaccaggctggcctcaaactcacagcaatctgcctgtctctgcctccctgagtgctaggattacaggcatgaaccaccaggcccagctacaTTAGTGGTTCTTTAAATGACAatttgggagctagggagatgggtcagcagttaagagtatatagtgttcttgcagaggacctgagttctgttcccatcaATCATATCTGGTGGCTCACAGTACCTTATAACTCCAAGcccctcttctgttctccaaaGGCACCTATACAGGCATgtgcttacatacacacacacacacacacacacacacacacacacacacttaaaaaataaaagtaaggcttggagagatggtttagcagttaagagcacttgctgttcttgcagcaGACCTTAGGTTTCCCAGCTCCCATATGATAattcataactgcctgtaactccatttcttaGGCAACTggtaccctctcctggcctccacagacaccaggcatgcatatggtacccAGACATAAATTCTGGCAAAAcagctatacacataaaaatagggCTGGATATGGTGACCTATACTtttcatcccagcccttgggaggcaaagtcaggcagatctctgagttcaaggctagcctggtctacatagtgagttccaggacagccaaggttacatagagaaagcagctcaagaaacaaacaaacaaaacccaaaaaacaaaaaacagaaacaaaaacaaaacaaagacaaaaccacaaagaacaacaaaaaccacacaacaaaCCAGCAggagtggctggagaggtggctcagaggtcaagagcacttgctgctcctaagtttggtttccagcatgcATGTCAGACTGCTTAAAACTGCTTCTAACGTTCACATTTTtagtatacacatgtatgcacatacacacacacaggcatgtatacAGACAagtgtgcacacaacacacatacatgagtaAGATTTTGTGTTATGGCTGCTTTGTTAATCCTTAAGTAATGGTACACACCTCTGTTTATAATATGTAATTAACAATTACCATATATTTGGGCTACAAGTAACCAAGGGAAATAGAGGCTAAAACATGTAGTCAGGTTTTTATCTTTATGAAGATACGGAGGTATATACAGGCAGAAAAAAGTTCATGGTATCCCCAGGGACCAGAGCACTCCTTGCTGCTGTATCTTCAGTATGTACAGTTCATTGTCATGACAACAGGATGgctgctgtggctgcaggtgcTGTCAGACAGGAAGAGTGGAGGATGGCTGTGGTCAGAGTGCAGCTGGCTCAGTTGGTTTcttccaaagattttttttctagaagacgTTTCTGATAGCTTTTATGTACATTTCATTGGCTAGAAATAGGTCCCTGCTGTAAGGGATTCTGAGGAGCATTATTTAGCCTGCCAGTGTCAGCATCAGAGTCACACAGGAGAAAAGCCGCAGCAGATGGCTCTTAGGTGACTCAGCATTTGCTTAGCAAGTTTCAAGCACTTGTTCCTCCAGTTTCCTTCAGTCTCTCACAGTTCCCATGAGCACAGAGCGGTTCTAGCCTTACTCTGTAGATGAAGAGCTGGAGTTGGAAATGATTAAAAGGCAGGTTGACCAAGGTCATAGAACCAGAGGAGCCAGAAGTAGGCTATGCTGTCTGGcagctctttctctctgagcCTTCCTTTGTCCTTACTCCAAGGTCACCTCAAAAGGAGCTCAGTGTGAAGCTTCAGGCTGGACTTCATTGACAGGAGGCAGGCATTACAGTGAGCACAAGCAAGCTCAGGTGTTGGCTGACATCGTTAACAGATACACTGGCCAGCAGTAGCTTTGATTCCTTTGTAGCCTGCACCATTTCCTGTTTAATTTGACTTCAGCTTTGagattatgtagtccaggctggcctcaaatgtgtgCTTCTCCTGCCTTCCTTAACCCCCTGAGTGCTGGTGGTACGGGTGTGCGCACTTTGCTCTTCACCCTCTTCCTGCCTTGAAGTTTCTTCTCCAGGCTGAGGATGGATTTGGTCAAATACAAGCCTGCAAACTGAGCTAACTATTAATAGAAGAAACAGGTGTTTTCCACAGCTGAGAATGCCTAGGAATGTGCCAGCCACTTGTGTGACTACCAAAGCTTTGTGCTCAGGACATTTTGACTCTAGTCACATTGCAAACACagttgaagggctggagagatggctcggaggttaagagcactggctgctcttccagaggtcctgagttcaattcccagcaaccacatggtggctcacaaccatctataatgtgacctactaccctcttctggcctgcaagcacacatggtgggatactgcatacataataaataaataaatatttaaaaaacacagttGAAGATGCACAGTGTGGATATTTACAGTAAGCAAGAGCGTAAGACCTGACCACCTCACAACACTGCCACCCCAATGTATTTAAGCTTCCACTTAATGCTTGTAGAGAAAGACTTTCTTCTTTCTAGATTTAGAATTTAACATATTTAATCATgcaaacatttataaataaatttcagTTTCTTGGTGGAAGAGAAGTGAGTTACATTCCCCAACTGGCAGATATGTGTGCTTGGACATGCTGCCACTTTCCCCCGTGCAACCATTAAGATTACTGAAAGCACTGCTTTACCAAACTCCATTTACTTTTacatgttttagtttttcattgcCCAGTTGTCTAGCACTTGGTAAATTACAGGGTGAACACATCAGTCTTGGTTAGGAAACaggattttttccttttcctgcagTCCACCAGGGTTTCAACATTGCTTTTCTGCTGACTTGCTTTGCATAGAGGAAACAGAGATCCATTCCATGAGAGTCAATTCTTCTAAAAATACGACAGTTGGCCCGGTGTGCTGCGTGCGTCACGGGCGGGGGATAGCATTGCTGACTGGCATTGCCGAGACTGGTATTTTGACATGCAACATTACCTTGGTGAATTCAGCATAGCAATGGACAGTTTCTGAGAACTGAGCACTCACAAATAAAGCTTTATCACAAGAGTTAGGCGTGGCACACTGCGCTCTTCATCTTCACCCTCTTCCTGCCACTCTTCCCCACTCTGAAAACAATGAGAGGGAGGAATTGGGGACAATATTGGTTATTGATTAGTGGGAGTGTGCATGAGAAAGGCTAACACATCTCTGTAGTTTCAGTCATTTGGCTGCTTGCCAGTCTGTCTTTGCCCCCCAGGGTGCTTAAAGCACTGTAAGCTGTGTCTAATGAGCACCCACGCATGTGTGAGAGAACAGCACAGTTCTCTGCAGTGAGCCAGGAGCTTCCTTTTCAAAAgaacaaatgtttgtttgttttttacttactTGTGACAGGCTTCCATATACCCCAGACTAGCCTTGTGCTTATAAAGTAGCTAAGGCTGGCcctaagctttttaaaaacatttttaaaatatgtatgggTGTTCGGCCTTTAGGTATGTCTGTACACTATGTACCACTTGTGTGTCTGGTGGCCATGATACCAGAAGAGGTCTTTGGAGCACCTGCATCTGGGGtgatagatagttgtgaaccatcaCGTGGGTGCTTGAGATAGAATCTTCTAGGT
This window contains:
- the Crem gene encoding cAMP-responsive element modulator isoform X17 — protein: MAAATGDMPTYQIRAPTTALPQGVVMAASPGSLHSPQQLAEEATRKRELRLMKNREAARECRRKKKEYVKCLENRVAVLENQNKTLIEELKALKDLYCHKAE
- the Crem gene encoding cAMP-responsive element modulator isoform X18; this encodes MPTYQIRAPTTALPQGVVMAASPGSLHSPQQLAEEATRKRELRLMKNREAARECRRKKKEYVKCLENRVAVLENQNKTLIEELKALKDLYCHKAE